Proteins encoded by one window of Pseudomonas sp. PSKL.D1:
- a CDS encoding LysR family transcriptional regulator gives MDYRQLRYFVAVYEEGHVGRAAERLSLSQPALSQQIRQLEHSLDLSLFERSNKRLLPTLAAHTLYNHAVPLLDGLQRAHEAMRNFKGQSLRTLAIGVLQTVRPSLVPQLLERVRKAQPHLVVQIYELSGLEIERRLLNGNLDIGISYLPPRQPGLHGLLLYEDELQLVIPDTHPLKDFKKVSIRQAAELPMLVLGEEFQIRQIWKEQLANQGRRPQVQAEMNNMAGILDSLAHTALATILPGRAKDAAEDDQGLLWKPLSEPRVPLKVGLVFRDAQRQQASVELLRTLLEEETDARQLGASPLG, from the coding sequence ATGGATTATCGCCAACTGCGTTATTTCGTCGCTGTGTATGAAGAAGGCCATGTTGGCCGCGCTGCAGAGCGGCTGTCACTGTCCCAGCCAGCGCTCTCGCAACAGATTCGCCAACTTGAGCACAGCCTGGACCTGAGCCTGTTCGAGCGCAGCAACAAGCGCCTGCTGCCAACGCTGGCTGCGCATACCTTGTACAACCATGCAGTGCCCTTGCTCGACGGCCTGCAGCGTGCCCACGAAGCCATGCGCAACTTCAAGGGCCAGTCCCTGCGTACGCTGGCCATTGGGGTACTGCAGACCGTGCGCCCAAGCCTGGTGCCTCAGTTGCTTGAGCGTGTGCGCAAGGCCCAGCCGCACTTGGTGGTGCAGATCTACGAATTGTCAGGGCTGGAAATTGAACGGCGCCTGCTCAATGGCAACCTGGACATCGGCATCAGCTACCTGCCACCGCGACAGCCCGGGCTGCATGGGTTGCTGCTGTACGAAGACGAGCTGCAGTTGGTAATCCCCGATACCCACCCCCTGAAGGATTTCAAGAAGGTATCGATCAGGCAGGCTGCCGAATTGCCGATGCTGGTGCTCGGCGAAGAATTCCAGATTCGACAAATCTGGAAGGAGCAACTGGCCAACCAAGGGCGTCGGCCGCAGGTTCAGGCAGAAATGAACAACATGGCGGGGATTCTGGACAGCCTTGCGCACACGGCGCTGGCAACCATCCTGCCCGGGCGTGCCAAGGATGCCGCCGAAGATGATCAAGGGCTTTTGTGGAAGCCTTTGAGCGAGCCGCGTGTACCGCTGAAGGTCGGCTTGGTGTTCCGTGATGCACAGCGCCAGCAGGCTTCGGTGGAACTGCTTCGCACGTTGCTGGAAGAAGAAACCGATGCGCGGCAACTGGGGGCATCGCCACTTGGCTGA